One stretch of Tenuifilum sp. 4138str DNA includes these proteins:
- a CDS encoding DPP IV N-terminal domain-containing protein, which yields MNRSYSISILLALTFISQIAYGQYFGRNKPIYKNFKFSVYQTPNFEVYHYLKNDSLLNIISLSAEKWYDRHYQVFRDSIITKNPILLYNDHADFQQTTAISGSVGVGTGGVTEALKNRVIFPLTETWQQTDHVLGHELVHAFQYNSLINGDSTSLNSVRNLPLWMVEGMAEYLSLGTYDYQTAMWMRDAVINDRFPTLEDMTYYPNKYFPYRWGHAFWSFIGRTFGDSLINPIFKETAKRGYNFALMRYLGLNEQSFSTLWKSVYYDYFKRTMPDTVEDPNGTRILFERNAGEINISPSVSPDGRYVAFYSEKDLFSIDLYLAHAISGKIIRRLSSIVHDNEIDALNFIESAGTWSPDSRMFAFVGFSKGKSKLIIVDVFDGKLIQEFTIPGVPSFNYPAWSPDGSSIVVSGLVNGVNDLYQYDLRIKKVDRLTNDPWCNIHPAWSSDGKTIVFSTDKPSQTSANGKTGYNLATLDVETKTINVFDILPGADNVNPMFSANNKEIYFLSNCDGYRNLFRFNIESGEVYRMTRILTGISGMTPLAPAMSVARENDEVVYSHFFKSKYSIYTADSSDFKPVRINPYQVDFNASILPPVNRATEGLVDKNLSDKNLPVVLVDSFKTVPFKPKFKLDYISNIGMGISTSPYGTGMAGGVEMLFSDITGKNMVYTGLSLNGEIYDFGGQVAFLQQKKYITWGVTASHIPYSFGQYGYDTLHRQINGEPVIVEDFQLIQIRMFETATGLLSYFPLSSTQRFELSGSIARYYYRADIYSNYYIDGYYYGSERKKGEVPPGFWLQQSSLAYVYDNSDFGIASPMRGHRMRFQASRTLGEYNYWGALADMRKYIFRKPLSFAFRALYYGRFGTSINDNILYPLYIGYPWYVRGYDSNSFINYGQSGNVTIDQLTGNHIAVANFEIRVPFTGPERLTLIKSGTLFTELAFFTDAGIAWTKEYPPSLKWKPTSINDRTPFVSSGISLRINLFGMLILEPYYAIPYQLGGFKAANWGINFIPGW from the coding sequence ATGAATAGAAGTTATTCTATTTCAATCCTTTTGGCACTTACTTTCATTAGTCAAATTGCTTATGGCCAATACTTTGGCAGAAATAAACCCATTTACAAGAATTTTAAGTTTTCCGTTTACCAAACCCCAAATTTTGAGGTTTACCATTACCTGAAAAACGATAGTCTACTTAATATCATATCGCTTTCAGCCGAAAAGTGGTACGATAGGCACTACCAGGTTTTCAGGGATTCCATTATAACAAAAAACCCAATACTGCTCTATAACGATCATGCCGATTTCCAGCAAACCACGGCTATATCGGGGAGCGTTGGAGTGGGAACTGGTGGTGTAACAGAGGCCCTGAAAAACCGTGTAATCTTCCCATTAACGGAAACGTGGCAGCAAACCGATCACGTCCTTGGGCACGAGCTTGTGCATGCTTTTCAGTATAACTCTTTGATTAATGGCGATTCCACTTCGCTCAACTCAGTTCGGAACCTTCCACTCTGGATGGTAGAGGGCATGGCCGAGTACCTATCGCTGGGCACATACGACTACCAAACTGCAATGTGGATGCGCGATGCTGTAATTAACGATAGGTTTCCCACCCTTGAGGATATGACCTACTACCCCAACAAGTACTTCCCTTACCGCTGGGGACACGCATTCTGGTCGTTTATTGGGCGAACATTTGGCGATAGCCTTATAAACCCAATATTCAAGGAAACCGCAAAGCGGGGCTACAACTTTGCACTCATGCGTTACCTTGGGTTGAACGAGCAATCGTTCTCAACTCTCTGGAAATCGGTATACTATGACTATTTTAAGCGTACCATGCCCGATACGGTTGAAGATCCTAACGGAACCCGAATCCTTTTTGAACGAAATGCAGGCGAAATAAACATTTCGCCATCGGTAAGCCCCGATGGGCGATATGTGGCTTTTTACTCCGAAAAGGACCTCTTTTCTATTGACCTTTACCTGGCACATGCCATAAGCGGTAAAATTATAAGAAGGTTATCGAGTATAGTGCACGATAATGAGATAGATGCTCTCAACTTTATTGAGTCGGCCGGGACATGGTCGCCCGATAGCCGAATGTTTGCCTTTGTAGGATTTAGCAAGGGTAAAAGCAAATTGATTATTGTTGATGTTTTTGATGGTAAACTCATTCAGGAGTTCACCATACCCGGTGTTCCATCGTTCAACTATCCCGCCTGGTCGCCCGATGGTAGTAGCATTGTGGTATCAGGACTTGTAAATGGGGTTAACGATTTATACCAGTACGATTTAAGGATTAAAAAGGTTGACCGCCTCACCAACGACCCCTGGTGCAATATACATCCTGCATGGTCGAGCGATGGCAAAACCATTGTTTTTTCAACCGATAAACCCTCACAAACATCAGCTAACGGAAAAACAGGGTATAACCTTGCCACATTAGATGTTGAGACTAAAACCATTAATGTTTTCGATATTCTCCCCGGTGCCGATAATGTAAACCCAATGTTTTCAGCCAACAACAAGGAAATTTACTTCCTTTCAAACTGCGATGGATACCGTAACCTTTTCAGGTTTAACATTGAAAGCGGCGAAGTTTACAGGATGACAAGAATTTTAACCGGTATCTCGGGAATGACACCGCTTGCACCGGCCATGAGCGTAGCCCGTGAGAACGATGAGGTGGTTTACTCCCATTTCTTCAAAAGCAAGTACTCCATATATACTGCCGATAGCTCCGATTTTAAACCGGTTAGAATAAATCCATATCAAGTTGATTTTAACGCATCTATCCTTCCTCCAGTAAATAGGGCAACTGAAGGTTTGGTTGATAAAAATCTTTCGGATAAAAACCTACCTGTGGTTTTGGTCGATTCATTTAAAACCGTACCGTTTAAGCCCAAGTTTAAACTCGATTATATTTCCAATATCGGCATGGGTATAAGTACCTCGCCATACGGAACAGGTATGGCTGGCGGGGTAGAAATGCTTTTTAGCGATATCACTGGCAAGAACATGGTGTATACCGGATTATCGCTTAACGGCGAAATATATGATTTTGGCGGGCAAGTAGCATTCCTCCAGCAAAAAAAGTACATCACTTGGGGTGTAACAGCCTCCCATATCCCTTACTCTTTCGGACAATACGGGTACGATACTCTCCACAGGCAAATAAATGGCGAGCCTGTAATAGTTGAAGATTTTCAGCTCATTCAGATACGAATGTTCGAAACCGCCACGGGACTACTTTCATATTTTCCCTTATCATCCACACAGCGGTTTGAGCTAAGTGGGTCAATAGCCCGCTACTATTACAGAGCCGATATCTACTCAAACTATTACATTGATGGCTACTATTACGGTTCCGAACGCAAGAAAGGGGAAGTACCACCGGGCTTTTGGTTACAACAATCGAGTTTAGCATATGTGTACGATAACTCCGACTTTGGTATAGCCTCGCCCATGCGTGGGCACAGGATGCGGTTCCAGGCTTCAAGAACCCTTGGGGAATATAACTACTGGGGTGCCTTAGCCGACATGCGTAAATATATATTCCGTAAACCGCTTAGCTTTGCTTTCCGCGCCCTATACTACGGTCGATTTGGCACATCAATAAACGATAACATACTATACCCGCTATACATTGGCTACCCTTGGTATGTTAGGGGATACGATAGCAATTCATTTATTAACTATGGCCAATCGGGCAATGTAACCATTGACCAGCTAACCGGAAACCATATAGCGGTTGCTAATTTTGAAATACGAGTTCCTTTTACAGGCCCTGAGCGTTTGACCTTAATCAAGTCGGGTACATTGTTTACTGAACTAGCATTCTTTACCGATGCTGGTATAGCATGGACAAAGGAGTACCCGCCAAGCTTAAAATGGAAACCCACCTCCATAAACGACCGAACACCCTTTGTAAGTTCAGGGATTAGCCTTAGGATAAATCTGTTCGGAATGCTTATTCTGGAACCTTACTATGCAATACCCTACCAGCTAGGCGGATTCAAGGCGGCAAACTGGGGTATCAACTTTATTCCCGGGTGGTAA
- the surE gene encoding 5'/3'-nucleotidase SurE translates to MFEGNGELKRPTILVTNDDGFRAAGIEALVEMVKPFGNVVVVAPEEGHSGMSHAITIKTPLRLKKRKRTDDVEFYSVNGTPVDCVKLAMNQIFTSKLPDLVVSGINHGSNSSISIIYSGTMAAAIEGCLYGVPSIGFSILDYDENPDFTAAIEYGRFIVKNVLENGLTPGSCLNVNVPVLPLKSVKGVKVTRQNKGTWREEFEKRTDPRGVDYYWLTGYFLNEEPNATDTDEYWLNQGYITVVPVQVDLTDYKELDRIKSWRFDQIAISHAEKNK, encoded by the coding sequence ATGTTTGAGGGAAACGGTGAGCTGAAAAGACCAACAATACTTGTAACCAACGATGATGGATTCAGGGCTGCCGGTATTGAAGCACTTGTTGAAATGGTAAAACCCTTTGGGAATGTTGTGGTTGTTGCTCCTGAGGAAGGGCATTCCGGCATGTCGCATGCTATAACCATTAAAACTCCCTTGAGGTTAAAAAAACGTAAACGTACCGATGATGTTGAATTCTACTCCGTTAACGGTACCCCTGTGGATTGCGTGAAACTTGCCATGAACCAGATTTTTACAAGTAAGTTGCCCGACTTGGTAGTATCGGGTATTAACCATGGCTCAAACTCGTCCATTAGCATAATATACAGTGGCACCATGGCTGCAGCCATTGAGGGATGCTTGTACGGTGTACCTTCCATTGGCTTTTCTATTCTTGATTACGACGAAAACCCCGACTTTACTGCTGCTATTGAGTATGGAAGGTTTATAGTTAAAAACGTACTTGAAAATGGGTTAACTCCAGGCTCGTGTCTCAATGTGAATGTTCCTGTTTTGCCGTTAAAATCAGTAAAAGGGGTAAAGGTTACACGCCAGAATAAAGGCACTTGGCGCGAGGAATTTGAAAAGCGAACCGATCCCAGAGGTGTTGATTACTACTGGTTAACCGGATACTTCCTGAACGAGGAACCCAATGCAACCGATACTGATGAGTACTGGCTTAACCAGGGGTATATCACAGTTGTACCGGTTCAGGTAGATTTGACCGATTACAAAGAACTCGATCGTATAAAATCGTGGCGGTTTGACCAAATTGCAATTTCGCATGCAGAAAAGAATAAGTAA
- the lpxB gene encoding lipid-A-disaccharide synthase, protein MKYFIVAGEASGDLHASNLMKGIKNNDPDADFCFFGGDLMAEQGGTLLKHYRDMAFMGFLEVLLNLRTIKANMELCKQSIIRFRPDVVILVDYPGFNLRIARFAKLSGFKVFYYIAPKVWAWKESRVEKLKSFVDKLFVIFPFEIDYFRGKGIDPVYEGNPSIDAIANKLTDPIPLSDFCEKNGLPQKPIIALVAGSRKQEIRYNLPVMLNVTKRFPEYQFVIAGAPSLDYSVYQPYISDTGVSVVFGQTYQLLSCSTLAFVTSGTATLEAALLNVPQVVCYRGNFFSMLIAWMVIKLKYISLVNLNMGFEVVRELKQYDLTPDSLYNEAKKLLPGNPERDRQLELYGQLKEKLGKMGASERVGKRIVDLIKSS, encoded by the coding sequence ATGAAATACTTTATAGTTGCAGGCGAAGCATCGGGCGATTTACACGCATCAAATCTGATGAAGGGTATTAAAAATAATGATCCTGATGCCGATTTCTGTTTCTTTGGTGGCGATTTAATGGCTGAGCAGGGAGGTACCCTTTTAAAGCATTACCGCGATATGGCCTTTATGGGTTTTTTGGAGGTTTTACTTAACCTACGAACCATAAAGGCTAACATGGAACTCTGTAAACAAAGTATTATTCGCTTTAGGCCAGATGTAGTAATACTTGTAGATTATCCCGGTTTTAACTTACGTATTGCCAGGTTTGCAAAGCTATCCGGATTTAAGGTGTTTTACTACATAGCGCCAAAGGTTTGGGCTTGGAAGGAATCGCGTGTTGAAAAACTGAAAAGCTTTGTCGATAAGCTTTTTGTGATTTTCCCATTCGAGATTGATTATTTCAGGGGTAAAGGCATTGACCCGGTTTACGAGGGCAACCCTTCAATTGATGCCATTGCTAACAAACTTACTGATCCAATACCTTTAAGTGATTTTTGTGAAAAAAATGGATTACCTCAAAAACCAATAATAGCACTTGTTGCAGGTAGCCGAAAGCAGGAAATACGCTACAATTTGCCTGTGATGTTGAATGTAACCAAAAGGTTTCCCGAGTATCAATTTGTAATAGCCGGAGCCCCATCGTTGGATTATAGCGTTTACCAACCTTATATTAGTGATACTGGTGTAAGTGTGGTGTTTGGTCAGACCTACCAGTTGCTCTCCTGCTCAACACTTGCCTTTGTAACTTCTGGGACAGCAACGCTTGAGGCGGCGCTACTGAACGTTCCGCAGGTGGTTTGTTATAGGGGGAACTTCTTCTCCATGCTAATTGCCTGGATGGTTATTAAGTTGAAGTATATCTCACTGGTGAACCTGAACATGGGGTTTGAGGTTGTTAGGGAGTTGAAACAGTACGATTTGACACCAGATAGTCTTTACAACGAGGCCAAAAAACTTTTACCCGGCAATCCGGAACGAGATCGCCAGCTGGAACTTTATGGCCAGCTTAAGGAGAAACTTGGTAAGATGGGTGCATCGGAACGAGTGGGTAAAAGGATTGTGGATTTGATAAAATCATCTTAA
- a CDS encoding SpoIID/LytB domain-containing protein, which yields MRVVLFSFLLFLPFLSNSQKLSISVFNDTNLNTILVTPTKGEYSMVLGDSTITIKPLQILYISRQGDSVLVRDENQSYGSYKRVTLIGQTGEDVFRLKPIIPAKPARLYDDNITFYVEFNRIMAVNIINREKYIAAVVLAETGPNKESELYKAQALLARTFTVTHIHKHQSEGFNLCDQEHCQAYKGRPEFFQEIYDAVLDVKGLIVVDSSLKPISAAFHANCGGQTANSEDVWIQALPYLRSVNDRYCTSAPNARWERTIPLTEWKKFLAQQGVDTAKVTRDNLNFYPKERPKYYTVLGVNIATTAVRKYFKLRSAWFTVSAGKSEVRLSGKGYGHGVGMCQDGALAMAQRGFTYDKIIQFYFKDVQIIDISKVNLDSLTPDTLEVKPFDVLQ from the coding sequence ATGAGAGTAGTTCTGTTTTCGTTTCTGCTTTTTCTGCCATTCCTATCGAACTCGCAAAAGTTAAGCATAAGCGTTTTTAACGATACTAATTTAAATACAATACTTGTTACACCCACTAAGGGTGAGTACAGCATGGTACTTGGCGATAGTACCATTACAATTAAGCCATTACAAATACTGTATATTAGCCGTCAAGGCGATTCTGTTCTGGTGCGCGACGAGAACCAAAGTTATGGTTCATACAAGCGGGTCACGCTTATAGGCCAAACCGGCGAAGATGTTTTTCGCCTTAAGCCAATAATTCCTGCAAAACCGGCTCGTTTATACGACGATAATATTACCTTTTACGTTGAGTTTAATCGTATTATGGCGGTCAACATAATTAATCGCGAAAAGTATATTGCAGCTGTTGTTCTTGCTGAAACCGGTCCGAATAAGGAATCCGAATTGTATAAGGCGCAAGCCTTACTTGCCCGAACTTTTACTGTTACCCATATCCATAAACACCAGTCGGAGGGTTTTAACCTTTGCGATCAGGAGCACTGTCAGGCATACAAGGGAAGGCCTGAGTTTTTTCAAGAAATTTACGATGCAGTTCTTGATGTAAAGGGTTTGATTGTTGTTGATTCTTCATTAAAGCCAATTAGCGCTGCATTTCACGCAAACTGTGGTGGACAAACAGCAAACTCCGAGGATGTTTGGATTCAGGCTTTGCCCTACCTCAGGAGCGTAAATGATAGGTATTGTACATCGGCACCTAACGCTCGCTGGGAAAGAACAATACCTCTTACCGAATGGAAAAAATTTCTTGCTCAGCAAGGGGTTGACACCGCTAAGGTAACACGCGATAACCTTAACTTTTACCCCAAGGAGAGGCCTAAATACTATACTGTTTTAGGTGTAAATATCGCTACAACTGCCGTTCGGAAGTATTTTAAGTTGCGTTCTGCCTGGTTTACGGTTTCAGCAGGAAAATCAGAGGTTCGGCTTTCGGGTAAAGGATACGGTCATGGTGTGGGAATGTGCCAGGATGGCGCATTAGCTATGGCCCAGCGCGGTTTCACATACGATAAGATAATCCAGTTTTACTTTAAGGATGTCCAAATTATTGATATTTCCAAGGTTAACCTTGATTCCTTAACACCCGACACCCTTGAGGTTAAGCCTTTTGATGTGTTACAGTAA
- the gldF gene encoding gliding motility-associated ABC transporter permease subunit GldF, with protein MKAIFIRELQNFFSSLTGYVIAIIFLVLTGLFLWVLPGYTNILDSGYATLESLFYIAPWLFLFLVPAATMRMFADEKKSGTIELILTRPISDTAMVLGKFFASLVLVAIVIVPTFIFVYSVSNLGNPSGNLDWAATWGSYIGLFFLASAYAALGLFASSLTDNMIVAFLSAVALCFVFYDGLAWVAELQSMEWARSALLTLSISEHYSSVSRGVIDSRDVVYFLSISSFFLALTRLKLQSRRW; from the coding sequence ATGAAGGCAATTTTTATTAGAGAGCTTCAGAACTTTTTTTCATCGTTAACCGGATACGTTATTGCAATTATTTTTCTTGTTTTAACTGGTTTGTTTCTTTGGGTGCTGCCCGGTTACACAAACATACTCGATTCAGGGTATGCAACATTAGAGTCGTTGTTCTACATTGCTCCATGGCTTTTCCTTTTTCTTGTACCTGCGGCAACTATGCGTATGTTTGCCGATGAAAAGAAATCGGGTACCATTGAGCTAATTCTTACTCGACCCATTTCCGATACCGCAATGGTACTGGGGAAGTTCTTTGCGTCGTTGGTGCTTGTTGCCATAGTTATTGTACCCACATTCATTTTTGTTTATAGCGTTTCAAATTTGGGGAATCCTTCCGGAAATCTGGATTGGGCTGCAACCTGGGGCTCATACATCGGACTATTTTTCTTAGCATCAGCCTATGCTGCACTTGGGCTTTTTGCCTCGAGTTTAACCGATAATATGATTGTTGCATTCCTTTCGGCTGTTGCATTATGCTTCGTTTTTTACGATGGATTAGCCTGGGTAGCCGAGCTTCAATCCATGGAGTGGGCGCGGTCGGCATTGCTGACTCTTAGCATAAGTGAGCATTACAGCTCGGTTAGCCGGGGTGTTATTGATTCGCGCGATGTGGTTTACTTTTTATCCATATCATCATTTTTTCTGGCTCTCACCCGTTTAAAACTTCAATCGCGCAGGTGGTAA